GGATTTACCAACGCTACTTTTGACGTCTTCTATAAAGTCAGAGACAATTATGAGACTTTTATGGATGAGGAGTCGATGCTTTCCCAGCAGTTTAACCGCTATATACGTGAAGGTGGATTTGAAAATTATTCTGAAACTCATTTTGACCAGCAAAACGGGAAGGCCTTATACATTGACCACAAAAAACGAAGGACAACCTACGATGTGCCTGCGAATATTCAGGATGTGATTTCCGCTTTTTATTATGCCCGGACCCGTTATGACCAGGATTCGCTAAAGCCTGGCGACAGAATTTCTTTACACAATTTTCTGGACAGGAAAAATTTTGGCCTTGAGGCAAGCCTTGTCGCCCGGGAGAAAATAAAAATTGACGGGAACTGGTACAATGCACTGAAAATGAATCTTCTGATAGAAGAAGCCGGATTGGTTACAGATGGGAGCACGATTGTCTTCTGGATTTCTGATGATGACAATAAAATCCCGCTTCGCATTCAGTCTGATCTGGCGATTGGTTCATTGAAAGCGGATCTCGTGGAATACCAAAATCTGCGCAATCCCTTCAAAGCTAAAATCTGAAGCACTTACAAAATACCAAACTGGTAACCCAGGCTAAAAGCCGTCTGGTATTGCCCGTTTTGTAAATTTTCAACTCCGTCAAAATATCCTTTTGGATTAAACTGCATCTTCTCAAAACCGGCAGATATGACGATATCGCCATTGTTGCCCACATTGTGCTTCAGGCGAAGCCCGCCACCATAAGTTTGGAACATATCAAATGTGTAACTCACATCTGGATAAGAACGGTTGGGCACAAATTGGTCATTGAAATACTGCATAAACCCTGCCTCTATGTAAGGCACCAGGTCGGTTCTTCGCGTGAGAATAAACGCATACTCTCCAATCAGCCCCACGGAATACCGGTTTTTAGGCTTTATTTCCCGGTTGATTTCCTCCATTACCCCGTCATAATTGGTACATACAAGCCGTCCCCACCGGTCTTTTTCACAAGTAGTATAGGGTTCCTGAATTTGCGTGTAGCGTTTTGAGGTCCAGTAAAAAAGATTTTCTACTCTTGCTGTAGTTCCCAGCCGGAACTGTTTAAACGCAAAAGTCAGTTCTGTACCAATACCTTTGGAGTTAAACTCTACATTATACCTGGAAGGATAGTTTGTTACGGGCAGCGTATAAGAATAGCTTATGCCCCCAAACCCGATGACGGTTTTAAACTGTAGAAATATGAGCTGTTTTTTTCGGGGAATGGCGTTTTTTGAAGAAGATTTTTCCAGATTCGCATAGTCGATTGAGGGAAGTGCCATTTCACCTTCCTGTTTGTTTTGTGCGATTTCCAGTTCAGGATCAGTGCTTACCTGAAACTCAGGGTTGAGAATATCGATTGTGTATTGGCGAAAATTATTGCCTGTTTTGGTAAATGTGAAGGACTGTACTTCGGTTTTTTCCGGAAAT
The Bacteroidia bacterium DNA segment above includes these coding regions:
- a CDS encoding DUF3108 domain-containing protein; this translates as MKTRLLSIGFFLAFVCLSWRGEDHYMINNDTFHRGEFLKFRIHYGLITAGFATLEVKEARKVVNGKNCYHIVGQGFTNATFDVFYKVRDNYETFMDEESMLSQQFNRYIREGGFENYSETHFDQQNGKALYIDHKKRRTTYDVPANIQDVISAFYYARTRYDQDSLKPGDRISLHNFLDRKNFGLEASLVAREKIKIDGNWYNALKMNLLIEEAGLVTDGSTIVFWISDDDNKIPLRIQSDLAIGSLKADLVEYQNLRNPFKAKI